The DNA sequence CACCCGACTCTCTTGCTGCAGATGTTTAACGCGTTTTGGAATCTGTGCTCGcgagagaggaggaaagacaaTCATTTCCCCGTCAACTTAACTGCCATCAAATTCCCTCGCACTATCCGCCACTGTGGGATTGGCACAGGGTGAGCGGCAAGCGCAGAGATGGTGGAGAGAACTGAGAGAATAGAAGGAGTGACCTTGCACGAACGCTGTACTTGTCAAGCTCGACGCACGCGAGCTCCACAATGTAGAAAATAACGCTCTAATGAAAAGCCGAAAGCACAGACACAATCATTTATCTCGGTTTAAAATTTGGAAATGGCATGCACATTATCCCCGAGCGGTTCATATAATGCATGCAGACCTTTAAACCTGCATTAGGTCCGCATGTGGCGAGCCTTTTAGATATCCCCTGTGCCAGTCAGGACACCACGCACATGCGGCTGGATTCACAGATAGTGCTGGTGCCTTACAGTTCATCGTCGGATTTGCACACACACGCCTGCTTCTGAGACTTGATGAAGGGGTCGCAGCCCAGGTTCCTGGTCAAGCTCATGAACAGGTTGGCCGTCGAGACGCACGAGTCCCTGCCGGTCACCACCTTGGTGTCACAGACGCGCTGCATGCACGCGTCGAAGGCCACGTCGCATTGCCCCTTGTCCGCCAGGCACGTGTCGTAGCAGAGGTCGTGCTCGTTGCAGCACGCCTCGAAGTCCGGGTGCGGCAGCGCCGACGCCGGCAGCCGGAAGGCCTCGGTGCCGCAGCCGTTCGAAGAGCTCTTGTAATGGGCGCGAGGCGAGGGCTTCAGGGACCGCGGGCAGTGAAACTTGCAGTCGTGGCCCCCGGCGACATCACTTTCGCGACCTCGAGCCATCGAGGAAGGCCCCAAGACGATCAGCTGCAGCAGGAGACCGTAGACAAGCGTGGCGTGAAAGGGAGACATGGCACCGTGGCTAACTTGCAATTTTATGATCACGCTTCTTCTTCGCAGTTTGTTTCTGGAACGCGCACAATTATGatgacaatgacgacgatggtgatgatgatggtaacaaCAATATCTGTTATGGCACTTAATTGCTACTTGGTAACCGCCTTCCTTGTTTCGTGCTCAGCGTTCCGTGTTCGTGAAGCCCAGTCAAGTCGTGAAGCCTTCTTTATTGCTATTATATTTAGCCTGCTAATACACAGCTGCTTCGCAATGCTCGTTAAATTGCGCCACGTGTATTCACAATACGTTTACTGCGGGAACGTATTGTGACTGACAAGACGCAATAACGTAGGTGCGCGCCTATTTACAAAACCCCTGTAAACCAAAGTTGCCAGACCAACGTGTTCTAGTTAAGTTGCTTTCATTCAAGGTATCACTTACAACAGCATCTGAAGCAACATTTACAGTGGAAGATCCATTTTATTACTGAATATCTTTCCATCTGTTTGagaagccgtttttttttttaatctgtcaGAGGCAATAACTTCTCATTTACAAGTGCGTTTACATAAAGAGAAGAATAAACACTTTTGGGATATGTTACATGTGCTACGAACTATTTTCTTCGTTAGCTTTTCGAGGCTTTTCTGCCTGCCTCTTCCAAAAGTATAGGTGAACTTTAATCAGCGATAAATAAACATGCCAATAGCTTTAATTACAATGCTCGGGATTTACAATTGCGAAGTGCCGTTTCGGCATCAGTCTTGACGATGATAGCAAAACTGTGTCTTCAATCGACGTAAAAAAATATGTTAGCGAGTTGAGATTTGGGCGAGCTGGTTTAGTTTCACGGTTTGGTGCAACTCAAGGGACAAAGCGTAGACCCTTGGGCCAGTTGGCGCTTCATGTAGTGTCGCTTTGAAtgagcgtctgtcctgtccacACCGTTTCTTCCCGCCAGTATTCACCCTCAACGACACCTCAAGGGACGAAGTCTGTCAACCCGTTTTCTTCGCTTTGTTCCCTTGGACTGGTCCAAACCACGGAAGTAAGATATTTGGCTTGCGTGATGGCGGCTGCAACTAATCCATCAAAGGTTATGTCAACAAATGAAGTGGTTCGTGCTTGAAAGCGTTACAAATGGCGGAAATTCAATACTGAAGAAACAAGATCGAAGGCCGCGTCGCATTGCACTTCGTCCGTTATAGCACGTGTCGTAGCCAAGGTCGTGCTCGATGCAGCACGCCTCGAAGTCCGGGTGCTGTAGCATACACCACACTATTGCATGACGACACGGAGAAAACCCTCTCAGAAAATATCGTTCATTCTCTTTCATAAGTTTCCGTTCACGCTTCGTTACGGCGTGATTTATCACGTCGCGTAAAATAGTCCCGCGGTATTTCAAACACCAAGCGCACGCGAGAAGCTGCCTCGTTTGTACCACGTGAAACTGATCACTCGTTGCCAGCAATTAAATTATAAACCTTTAACCAGCGCACCGTAAGAGCAGGTATTTCGAAGGTGGAAAAGTGTTGCTAACGGAACGGCTTTTACGAGAATGGGTGTACGAAGAAAATATTTGGGATCACTGGTTCGGTACCGCTCACAGcagccacattccgatgggggcggaatgcaaaaaaaaaatatgctagtGTACCGCGATTTTcctgcacgttgaagaaccccaggtggtcacagTCCATCCGGAGTTCCGCATTACGGTGACTCTGATAACCCATCACGCAGTTTCTGAATGCTAAACCCTACATTTCTTCATATAATAAATACTATACAAACCGCACAAGTCTGTACTTTCTGTATGTACAGAAGCAATGAACGGCGCACAAAACAAACTTTCTACGTTTTCTGTTTGCGCTCTCCTTTACGTTGGCTATTTGCAAAGCATCTTACTGCCAGCAGACGAGGCGAAGAGGGACGCGCAGGCAGCCAGGTGTTATTTTGCTTTATAGGCTGTTTATAAATgaatgatggatggatggttgctatgagcgtcctctttgaaacggggcggtgagttaCACCACAAAGCTCTTGTTACTATTTTGCTTAATGTCATACCTACCTTTTAAAAAGACCCACACAATTCCCAGGATCAACTTTTCTGAACCATTATTGGGAACGTAGTTTTTGCACCCCTCCGTTGTTTATCATCTCCCTGCTTTTCTGCCAACAaacttccaatcacctcttagcAATCTTTTTTGCGGGCATGtctactttccccctgctatcaCTGAACCCCAGGGCTTCGAGGAGGGCAGAGGAGCCTAAAACAACCGCTGGGCACATATCtctacattctaataaaacatgttccatcgtttccctagctttactgcagcaagcacatgattCTTCTTCTTTGTAGTACATCGCTTTATATGTACGCGTTCGAAcgcatcctgatctcacttcgaaaagagcttccctttgattCATCATAAAATGTTTATTTCCTAATTCCGTCTTTTTTTTCCTCTAAGGTAGTTACTCATGCCAAGTTTATTTTCCACTGCCGCAacccatgagattgtctcagcctctctcaCTTTGCATTTGACTTTCTTAGTTGGCGCGTTACTTACTATCCAGGTCTCATACTTGctgataagcttcctagtttttttcctctACTCTTAATGAATGTCTTTCCTAGTCATcgttacagagacaatcactcgcaaccgcgatagcgcgctttgaccaaagttCTCtgacagaggaacttattttaaaataccgccatcataagccatcgcagcagagggcgacgagggcactgttgcggtttttaAGGGTGACAGAAttggacaggcggctgtagcctgaacagatgttgatagtgcggcaagtgtcactgtgctgtgcgatgacagtattcggtgacagtgaccgattgtgattgtgtgtctacgctccttcctttccttatctctacttttttaccactttacctccccgtcccctctctccccagcgtagggtagccaaccggatctttttctcttgttaacctccctgcctttcccctttcctttctctctctctttctctctctctcctagtcATCGTAACAGGGCGCTGCATCATGGACGCCTCGCGAACTCGACTCGCTATCCTTACCATGCACTGTCGGCACattcgtgcgcatgcgcgcattTAAGTAGGAAGCCTGTGTGCCTCCAGGGGTTGTTATTGTTGTATATCGGCAGGCTGTGCGGCAGCTCCTGATAAGCGAATGAAGCAGGCTCTGTTGTAGGAATGCTTAATCTGCCGTGCTTCACGCTACAAACGGGAGACGGCAAGCTGTCCCCACAGCTTTTACGTCAATATGGGGCGGTCAGCTTTTAGGtttgctttcaatttgcttgaaATATTCTCTATTTCGGCGCAGTGTACAATCTTTGCTGTGGTACGAGGCCCGGTGACACTGACGGTCACCCCCACTGAACACTGGCAGTTGACAGCTGGAAAGTTGAAATGTAATATCATAGGCGATTGGGTGAATAGTGAAAACTTTGAATGTCATCAAACATTTCTTCTTTTAAATAGATTAATGTAACTTGAGAATTTATTTGGTTTCTACGTGTACTTCGAATATGTCCGAATATCCGAGTTCATGTGATCACTGGGGGATTGCCCATCCCTGTAAACTCCGCCAGCCGTGTAAGATAATCTGGAATCGAAGTGGTATTAACACATTTCTTTCTAGTTTACAAAGCTTCATTTGTGTCTGCATGAAGGAAAACATATAATTTTTATTTTTCGTGATTTGCCCCTATATTTTGATCTCTATTTCAAGTAGAAAAAAATTTCGCATTCGACTCGAAA is a window from the Dermacentor albipictus isolate Rhodes 1998 colony chromosome 6, USDA_Dalb.pri_finalv2, whole genome shotgun sequence genome containing:
- the LOC135914220 gene encoding group XIIA secretory phospholipase A2-like; translation: MSPFHATLVYGLLLQLIVLGPSSMARGRESDVAGGHDCKFHCPRSLKPSPRAHYKSSSNGCGTEAFRLPASALPHPDFEACCNEHDLCYDTCLADKGQCDVAFDACMQRVCDTKVVTGRDSCVSTANLFMSLTRNLGCDPFIKSQKQACVCKSDDEL